One window of the Solanum stenotomum isolate F172 chromosome 11, ASM1918654v1, whole genome shotgun sequence genome contains the following:
- the LOC125844866 gene encoding patellin-3-like: MAETEHTHQPPLTAEEDILPPPSPEPLLASVEVESVVEAVEEHHSVVTVVEKEAPLTEPPQEPTTTTLVEAQHVSLTLPEKEPTESDKSKPVEEKKIPQSLISFKEESNKVSDLSDSEVKALEELKFLVQEAIKDQTFTTGTTDLPQEVSIWGVPLLKDDRSDVILLKFLRARDFKVKESFAMLKNTILWRKEFNIEELVDENLGDDLEKVVFMDGHDKEGHPVCYNVYGEFQNKELYNKTFGDEEKRNKFLRWRIQFLERSIRKLDFSPGGINTIFQVSDLKNSPGPGKRELRIATRQALQLLQDNYPEFVAKQVFINVPWWYLAFYTMISPFMTQRTKSKFVFAGPSKTAETLYKYITPEQVPVQYGGLSVDYCECNPEFTSNDPVTEIIVKPATKQTVEIIVNEKCIIVWELRVLGWEVTYSAEYVPNTDSGYTVNIQKPRKMTTADEPVVSSSFKIVELGKILLTIDNPTSKKKKLLYRFKDKPYSD; the protein is encoded by the exons ATGGCTGAAACAGAGCATACCCATCAGCCCCCACTCACGGCTGAGGAAGATATCCTACCCCCACCTTCACCAGAACCACTTCTTGCTTCAGTTGAAGTTGAATCAGTGGTAGAAGCTGTAGAGGAGCATCACTCTGTTGTTACTGTTGTTGAAAAGGAAGCTCCTTTAACTGAACCTCCACaagaaccaacaacaacaactctTGTTGAAGCTCAACACGTCTCTCTTACTCTTCCTGAGAAAGAACCTACTGAATCTGACAAATCTAAACCTGTTGAAGAGAAAAAGATCCCTCAATCTTTGATttcatttaaagaagaaagcaATAAAGTTTCAGATCTATCTGATTCTGAGGTAAAGGCACTTGAAGAACTTAAATTTCTTGTTCAGGAAGCTATTAAAGATCAGACCTTTACTACTGGAACAACAGATTTGCCTCAGGAAGTATCCATTTGGGGTGTGCCACTATTGAAAGATGATAGGAGTGATGTTATTCTGCTTAAGTTTCTTAGAGCTAGAGATTTCAAGGTTAAGGAGTCATTTGCTATGTTAAAGAACACTATTTTATGGAGAAAGGAGTTTAACATTGAAGAACTAGTAGATGAAAATCTTGGGGATGATCTTGAAAAAGTAGTGTTTATGGATGGTCATGACAAAGAGGGACACCCTGTTTGTTATAATGTGTATGGGGAGTTTCAGAATAAGGAATTGTATAACAAAACATTTGGAGATGAGGAGAAGAGAAACAAGTTTTTGCGCTGGAGGATTCAGTTCTTGGAGAGGAGTATAAGGAAGTTGGATTTCAGTCCTGGTGGAATCAATACTATATTTCAAGTCAGTGACCTCAAGAACTCACCTGGTCCAGGGAAAAGGGAACTTCGAATTGCTACTAGGCAGGCCTTGCAATTGCTTCAGGATAATTATCCGGAATTCGTTGCTAAGCAG GTGTTTATCAACGTCCCTTGGTGGTATTTAGCTTTCTACACAATGATCAGCCCATTCATGACGCAGAGAACAAAAAGCAAGTTTGTATTTGCTGGTCCATCAAAGACTGCAGAAACTCTTTACAA GTATATAACTCCTGAGCAAGTACCTGTTCAATATGGGGGCCTCAGCGTCGATTACTGTGAATGCAATCCCGAGTTCACTTCCAATGATCCAGTCACAGAGATCATTGTTAAACCTGCAACAAAGCAAACCGTGGAGATCATTGTAAATGAG AAGTGCATTATTGTCTGGGAGCTACGCGTATTGGGTTGGGAGGTGACATATAGTGCTGAATATGTGCCGAATACAGACAGTGGATACACTGTGAACATACAGAAGCCTAGGAAGATGACCACAGCTGATGAACCTGTTGTTAGCAGCAGCTTCAAGATTGTCGAGCTAGGTAAGATACTGTTGACGATTGACAACCCAActtcgaagaagaagaagcttcTGTACAGGTTCAAGGATAAGCCCTATTCTGATTGA